The Pochonia chlamydosporia 170 chromosome 1, whole genome shotgun sequence genome window below encodes:
- a CDS encoding methyltransferase (similar to Metarhizium acridum CQMa 102 XP_007811140.1), giving the protein MDFTYTPSSPSSSRGTSISVATPNEAAVIRRIENGEYVDEQETDDDTHSLTSSIRQHIVDGGLRYHAYHAGQYAFPNDENEQARDNLKHVLTLHLCEGKYFYAPIQELLQRGAYILDLGTGTGSWCVEMGDLYPRSTFDGMDLSPIQPDWVPENVSFMVDDIEHTAGWTYGENELDYVHIRHLVHSIKDRREMWKRVYSHLKPGGYVEVQEFMYAAACDDNSCDGPYAWRDFLDYLAAGLEALGSDLHAVQHVERELLEAGFEDLHYEDLKCPLGPWARKLRLQECGHLLRDVVMCGLEGLSRRPFRDGLRWTQTQIQMFLIDVRKDVNRVENGLPPFHSYFPFRSIYARKPTIN; this is encoded by the exons ATGGACTTCACCTATACGCCAAGttcgccgtcgtcgtctaGAGGAACCTCTATCTCTGTTGCAACTCCAAACGAAGCGGCCGTCATTCGTCGTATCGAAAATGGAGAATACGTGGACGAACAGGAAACAGATGACGATACTCACAGCCTGACGTCTAGCATTCGGCAACATATTGTGGATGGAGGACTGAGGTATCATGCGTACCATGCAGGCCAATATGCCTTCCCCAATGATGAGAATGAGCAGGCCCGTGATAACCTCAAACATGTCTTGACATTGCATCTTTGCGAGGGAAAATATTTCTATGCTCCTATacaagagcttcttcagaGAGGCGCCTATATTCTCGATTTGG GCACCGGGACAGGCTCATGGTGTGTTGAGA TGGGGGATTTGTACCCCAGATCAACCTTTGACGGCATGGACCTGTCCCCAATCCAGCCTGATTGGGTACCCGAGAATGTATCATTTATGGTTGACGACATTGAACATACGGCGGGGTGGACATATGGAGAGAACGAGCTTGACTATGTTCATATACGTCACTTGGTACATTCGATTAAGGACCGGAGGGAAATGTGGAAGCGTGTTTACAG TCATCTGAAACCAGGGGGATACGTTGAGGTGCAAGAATTCATGTATGCGGCTGCCTGCGATGACAATTCTTGCGACGGCCCTTACGCATGGCGGGATTTCCTGGACTATCTGGCTGCTGGGCTGGAGGCTCTGGGATCAGACCTGCACGCAGTACAACATGTTGAGAGAGAGCTTCTCGAAGCAGGATTCGAGGACCTCCACTACGAAGACTTAAAATGCCCCCTTGGTCCCTGGGCACGAAAGTTACGTCTCCAAGAATGTGGCCATCTGCTACGAGATGTAGTAATGTGTGGTTTGGAAGGGCTATCACGCCGGCCATTCAGAGACGGCCTGAGATGGACGCAGACCCAAATTCAAATGTTCTTGATTGACGTACGAAAGGATGTGAATCGGGTTGAAAATGGTCTACCACCTTTTCATAGCTACTTCCCCTTTCGAAGCATTTATGCGCGAAAACCAACTATCAATTGA
- a CDS encoding carbohydrate-binding WSC (similar to Metarhizium robertsii ARSEF 23 XP_007818548.1) — protein sequence MRYSLIALGAGNMAVAMFTNTTDSQAADTAAVNAMPATVGDYELVGCATSATKFVDFVNVATTEDMDVNFCGASCQTKFMAVDGKNCLCSDKSDGEKVDDQMCNNPGAAVAAAANERRDASVPMNSALSLYMRAKAADPAGVVTKTVTSTKVATITSCAPTVTDCPIGKPTHHVVTKVTEVCPRPTEVIEWHKKKIVCYGGHCAPEIPCEGQKQRVICDGPHCHSEWCTTEEWSKLVICKGDDCHWSKCEGDHCYNKKVVCYDGKCSWEKCYGDECHKKFVCKGDECKHEKCWGDDCHKKFICDPKGDNCKPAPPPCHGKDCPKPPPPCKGKDCPPPPCKGPHCPPPPCKGPNCPPPPPCHGENCKFVPCEGKDCYKPIRPTGSVYPKPIPTNPPIVAGAGNMVANVIGAAAGLLFVL from the exons ATGCGTTACTCACTCATTGCCCTGGGTGCGGGCAACATGGCCGTGGCCATGttcaccaacaccaccgacaGCCAGGCTGCCGACACCGCCGCGGTCAACGCCATGCCAGCTACTGTCGGAGACTACGAGCTCGTTGGATGCGCTACCTCTGCCACCAAGTttgtcgactttgtcaatgttgcgaCTACtgaggacatggacgtcAACTTCTGCGGCGCCAGTTGCCAGACCAAGTTCATGGCTGTCGATGGCAA GAACTGCCTCTGCAGCGATAAGTCCGATGGCGAGAAGGTTGATGACCAGATGTGCAACAACCCCGGTGCTGCagttgctgccgccgccaacgagCGCCGTGATGCCAGCGTGCCCATGAACTCTGCCCTCTCCTTGTACATGCGAGCCAAGGCCGCCGACCCTGCTGGCGTTGTCACCAAGACCgtcaccagcaccaaggtTGCTACCATCACTTCATGTGCCCCTACTGTCACCGACTGCCCCATTGGCAAGCCCACCCACCACGTCGTGACCAAGGTCACTGAGGTCTGCCCTCGCCCAACCGAGGTCATTGAGTggcacaagaagaagattgtctgCTACGGCGGTCACTGCGCCCCCGAGATCCCCTGCGAGGGCCAGAAGCAGCGCGTCATCTGTGACGGACCTCACTGCCACTCTGAATGGTGCACCACTGAGGAATGGAGCAAGCTCGTCATCTGCAAGGGCGACGACTGCCACTGGTCCAAGTGCGAGGGTGACCACTGCTACAACAAGAAGGTCGTCTGCTACGACGGCAAGTGCTCTTGGGAGAAGTGCTACGGCGACGAGTGCCACAAGAAGTTTGTCTGCAAGGGCGACGAGTGCAAGCACGAGAAGTGCTGGGGCGATGACTGCCACAAGAAGTTCATCTGCGACCCCAAGGGCGATAACTGCAAGCCTGCTCCTCCCCCATGCCACGGAAAGGACTGCCCCAAGCCTCCTCCCCCATGCAAAGGAAAGGActgccctcctcctccttgcAAAGGCCCTCACTGCCCGCCTCCTCCTTGCAAGGGACCTAActgccctcctcctcccccatGCCACGGCGAGAACTGCAAGTTTGTCCCTTGCGAGGGTAAGGACTGCTACAAGCCTATCCGCCCTACCGGTAGTGTCTACCCCAAGCCCATTCCCACCAACCCTCCCATCGtcgctggcgctggcaacatggttgccaatgtcattGGTGCTGCCGCTGGTCTCCTCTTCGTCCTGTAA